In a genomic window of Bradyrhizobium ontarionense:
- a CDS encoding OmpA/MotB family protein yields the protein MAKKKRGDAHGGGHGWFVTFADLMGLLVSFFVMLVAFSTMDNNKLKVVAGSMRDAFGVQSESRYSGIVESDGLPTRPRLKNAAHVSPEETSNEPSPEQEERQHTNGAKLKTDRQFALASASLRQALQDMPEMTEISKHIMFEETKQGLNLEIVDQDGRSMFADGSKVPYDRTRRLIEKLAAPLKATPLRIQITGHTAAGFVPARSDYGAFDLSADRANAVRQILEREGLPGSHVYAVAGKADTQPLFPDDPSLSANRRVTITLMREDPPLPPDLKP from the coding sequence ATGGCCAAGAAGAAACGAGGCGATGCGCATGGCGGCGGTCACGGCTGGTTCGTGACGTTCGCCGACCTGATGGGTCTTCTGGTCAGCTTCTTCGTGATGCTGGTCGCGTTCTCGACCATGGACAACAACAAGCTGAAGGTCGTCGCCGGCTCGATGCGTGACGCCTTCGGCGTGCAGTCGGAATCACGCTATTCCGGCATCGTCGAATCCGACGGCCTGCCGACCCGGCCGCGACTCAAGAATGCCGCTCACGTCTCGCCCGAGGAGACCTCAAACGAGCCGAGCCCCGAGCAGGAGGAGCGGCAACATACCAACGGCGCCAAGCTGAAGACCGACCGCCAGTTCGCGCTCGCCTCGGCCTCGCTCCGCCAGGCTCTGCAGGACATGCCGGAGATGACCGAGATCTCCAAGCACATCATGTTCGAGGAGACCAAGCAGGGGCTCAACCTCGAGATCGTCGACCAGGACGGTCGCTCGATGTTCGCCGACGGCTCAAAGGTACCTTATGACCGCACCCGGCGCCTGATCGAGAAGCTGGCCGCGCCGCTCAAGGCGACGCCGCTGCGGATCCAGATCACCGGACATACGGCAGCCGGCTTTGTCCCGGCGCGCAGCGACTATGGGGCCTTCGACCTGTCGGCCGACCGTGCCAACGCCGTCCGCCAGATCCTGGAGCGGGAAGGGCTTCCCGGAAGTCACGTTTACGCCGTGGCCGGCAAGGCCGACACGCAACCGCTGTTTCCGGACGATCCCTCGCTGTCGGCCAATCGACGCGTCACCATCACCTTGATGCGGGAAGACCCGCCGTTGCCGCCGGACCTGAAGCCCTAG
- a CDS encoding potassium transporter Kup, translating into MTANATSTEDQEAASTSGFWGLTLGSVGVVFGDIGTSPLYAFREAATGAAQGQPVSRIIVLGVLSLILWSLFIVVTAKYVLLLLRADNNGEGGTLSLMALGQRALGRRSLFLMSLGVVGASMFIGDSMITPAISVLSAVEGLKLAAPALEHYVVPLTVFILVVLFAVQSKGTARVASAFGPVMVVWFTSLAVMGIVHISDDPSVLVAINPYYAVQFLLSHGTIGLVTLGAVFLAVTGGEALYADLGHFGRKPIQSAWLFFVLPSLLINYFGQGALVLSDPGAIENSFYRMVPDLLLLPLVGLATAATVIASQAVITGAYSLVSQAVQLGLLPRFEVRYTSESHAGQIYLPRVNRLLLIGVMLLVLLFRTSSNLASAYGIAVSTTMVADGIMGFVVIWKLWNLRAAVAAAVIAPFVIVDMTFFSANLLKLLEGAWVPLLFGAAMVVTIWTWRRGSAILVLKTRKIEVPLDVLIASLEKRPPHIVKGTAVFLTSDPTSVPTALLHNLKHNKVLHEHNVVLTIETAQTPRVDLSERVRMEKISDKFSKVRLRFGFMESPNVPRALAVARKLGWQFDIMSTSFFVSRRSLKPSSQSGMPSWQDQLFIALSRSANDATDYFQIPTGRVVEVGTQVTI; encoded by the coding sequence ATGACGGCCAACGCCACATCGACCGAAGACCAGGAAGCCGCGAGTACTTCGGGGTTTTGGGGGCTGACGCTCGGCAGCGTCGGGGTCGTGTTCGGCGACATCGGGACCTCGCCTCTCTACGCCTTCCGCGAGGCCGCGACCGGCGCCGCTCAGGGCCAGCCGGTGTCGCGGATCATCGTGCTCGGCGTGCTCTCCCTGATCCTCTGGTCGCTCTTTATCGTGGTCACCGCCAAATACGTGCTGCTGCTGTTGCGGGCCGACAACAACGGCGAGGGCGGAACATTGTCGCTGATGGCGCTCGGCCAGCGGGCGCTGGGCCGGCGAAGCCTCTTCCTCATGTCGTTGGGCGTTGTCGGCGCCTCGATGTTCATCGGCGACTCCATGATCACGCCGGCGATTTCGGTGCTCTCGGCAGTCGAGGGCCTCAAGCTCGCAGCACCCGCGCTCGAGCACTACGTCGTGCCGCTCACGGTGTTCATCCTGGTCGTGCTGTTTGCGGTCCAGAGCAAGGGGACGGCGCGGGTCGCCTCCGCCTTCGGCCCCGTGATGGTCGTCTGGTTCACGTCTCTGGCCGTGATGGGGATCGTTCACATCAGCGACGATCCCTCCGTGCTCGTGGCGATCAATCCATATTATGCAGTGCAGTTCCTGCTCTCGCATGGGACGATCGGTCTGGTCACGCTGGGGGCGGTGTTTCTCGCGGTGACCGGCGGCGAGGCGCTCTATGCGGATCTCGGTCATTTCGGCCGCAAGCCGATCCAGTCGGCGTGGCTGTTCTTCGTGCTTCCATCGCTGCTGATCAACTACTTCGGGCAGGGCGCGCTGGTGCTGTCCGATCCCGGCGCCATCGAGAATTCGTTCTACCGGATGGTGCCGGATCTGCTGCTGCTGCCGCTGGTGGGGCTCGCGACGGCGGCAACAGTGATCGCGAGCCAGGCCGTGATCACCGGAGCCTACTCGCTGGTCAGCCAGGCCGTGCAGCTCGGCCTGCTGCCGCGGTTCGAGGTCCGGTACACGTCGGAGAGCCACGCCGGACAGATCTATCTGCCGCGCGTCAACCGGCTGCTCCTGATCGGCGTGATGCTGCTGGTGCTGCTGTTCCGGACCTCCAGCAATCTTGCATCCGCCTACGGCATTGCCGTTTCCACCACCATGGTCGCCGACGGCATCATGGGTTTCGTGGTGATCTGGAAGCTCTGGAACCTGCGTGCCGCCGTGGCGGCGGCCGTGATCGCTCCGTTCGTCATTGTCGACATGACCTTCTTCAGCGCCAACCTCCTCAAGCTCCTTGAGGGAGCCTGGGTGCCGCTGCTGTTCGGTGCCGCGATGGTGGTGACGATCTGGACCTGGCGGCGCGGCTCGGCCATCCTGGTGCTCAAGACGCGCAAGATCGAAGTTCCGCTGGACGTGCTGATTGCCAGCCTGGAGAAGCGGCCGCCGCACATCGTGAAGGGCACGGCGGTGTTTCTCACCAGCGATCCCACCTCCGTGCCGACGGCCCTGCTGCACAATCTGAAGCACAACAAGGTGCTGCACGAGCACAATGTGGTCTTGACCATCGAGACCGCGCAGACGCCGCGGGTCGACCTGTCGGAGCGCGTGCGCATGGAGAAGATCAGCGACAAGTTCTCCAAGGTGCGGCTGCGCTTCGGCTTCATGGAGTCGCCGAACGTGCCCAGGGCGCTCGCGGTGGCGCGGAAGCTTGGTTGGCAGTTCGACATCATGTCGACGTCGTTCTTCGTCTCGCGACGCTCTCTGAAGCCGTCGTC